One genomic window of Cyanobacteria bacterium GSL.Bin1 includes the following:
- a CDS encoding HD domain-containing protein, with protein MVNTIYPIETESLNSQKNHPKQERVIAAIDIGTNSIHMVIVKIEPSLPAFNIIAREKDTARLGDRDPATGRLTPEAMERAMSALQRGQDLAHSFQAEEIVAVATSAVREAPNGREFIKNVREHLGLTINLISGQEEARRIYLGVLSAMEFNEKPHVIIDIGGGSTELILGNGHEPRSLSSTKVGAVRLAGEFITTDPVSNKELKFLQAYIRGRMERPVEELKAQLAPEELITLVGTSGTIECLANVHAQEKLNTTPNPLQGYTFSTKDLEEIVKLLASSDLKERANLPGMSGRRAEIIVPGAMILLETMKMLEVKEITICERALREGLIVDWMLTHSLIENRLRYQSSVRDRSVINIAQKYKVDLDSSQRIANFCLNIFDQTQGQLHNWGSQERELLWVAAILHNCGFYVSHAAHHKHSYYLIRHAELLGFTENELEIIANIARYHRKSKPKKKHSNFQNLPDKTTKKMVSEVSAILRLAVALDRRQIGAITAVYCHYQEEEKELILQLFPKDVQDDCALELWNLDDKKIIFENEFGVKVVPKLSC; from the coding sequence ATGGTTAATACGATTTATCCGATTGAAACGGAAAGCCTGAATTCTCAAAAGAATCATCCGAAGCAAGAACGCGTCATTGCCGCGATTGATATTGGAACGAACTCGATCCACATGGTGATCGTGAAGATTGAACCGTCTCTGCCAGCGTTTAATATTATTGCCCGAGAAAAAGATACGGCCAGGTTGGGCGATCGCGATCCTGCAACCGGTCGTCTGACACCAGAAGCAATGGAACGGGCGATGTCAGCTTTGCAACGGGGTCAAGATTTAGCTCACAGTTTCCAAGCCGAAGAAATTGTCGCTGTTGCCACTAGTGCGGTGCGAGAAGCCCCCAATGGTCGCGAGTTTATTAAAAATGTCCGAGAACATTTGGGACTCACGATTAACCTCATTTCTGGACAAGAAGAAGCGCGACGCATTTATTTAGGCGTGTTATCGGCAATGGAGTTTAATGAAAAGCCCCATGTCATTATTGATATTGGCGGCGGTTCCACGGAGTTAATTCTAGGGAATGGGCATGAACCGCGATCTTTAAGTAGTACCAAGGTAGGGGCAGTGCGCCTGGCTGGAGAGTTTATCACAACTGATCCAGTCAGTAACAAGGAATTGAAGTTTTTACAAGCTTATATTCGGGGTCGTATGGAACGCCCGGTGGAAGAACTCAAAGCCCAGTTAGCGCCCGAAGAGTTAATCACCTTAGTGGGCACCTCGGGAACCATTGAATGTTTAGCTAACGTTCACGCTCAAGAGAAACTCAATACCACGCCCAACCCCTTACAAGGATACACGTTTAGCACCAAAGATCTCGAAGAGATTGTGAAATTACTTGCCTCTTCTGATCTAAAGGAACGTGCCAATTTACCCGGAATGTCGGGGCGACGGGCAGAAATTATTGTACCGGGAGCAATGATTTTGCTAGAAACAATGAAGATGTTGGAGGTGAAAGAAATTACAATCTGTGAGCGGGCATTGCGAGAAGGCTTAATTGTCGATTGGATGCTGACCCATAGTTTGATTGAAAATCGGCTGCGGTATCAAAGTTCAGTGCGCGATCGCAGCGTGATTAATATTGCTCAGAAATACAAAGTTGACCTCGATTCCAGTCAACGCATCGCCAATTTTTGCCTCAATATTTTTGATCAAACTCAAGGACAACTGCACAATTGGGGGAGCCAAGAGCGAGAATTACTCTGGGTTGCCGCAATTTTACATAACTGTGGATTTTATGTCAGTCATGCGGCGCATCATAAACATTCTTACTATTTAATCCGTCATGCAGAATTACTTGGGTTTACGGAAAACGAACTCGAAATTATTGCCAATATTGCTCGCTATCACCGTAAAAGTAAACCGAAGAAAAAACATAGCAACTTTCAAAATCTTCCCGATAAAACAACGAAAAAAATGGTGAGTGAAGTCAGTGCCATTCTCCGCTTAGCGGTTGCTTTAGATCGGCGACAAATTGGGGCAATTACAGCCGTTTATTGTCATTATCAAGAAGAAGAAAAAGAATTGATTTTGCAGTTATTTCCGAAAGATGTTCAAGATGATTGTGCGTTAGAACTATGGAATTTAGATGATAAAAAAATCATATTTGAAAATGAATTTGGCGTTAAAGTTGTGCCAAAACTCTCTTGTTAG
- a CDS encoding PIN domain-containing protein: MKDTDLIFLDTNIWLYSFLQSEKTSEKKDIADQLILQEQVVLSTQVINEVCVNLIKKTSFEEAEIQELIKDFYRRCIVIQISYKILVQSSQLRQNYCFSYWDSLIVACALDAEVQYLYSEDMQNGLIIVDHLKIINPFS, translated from the coding sequence ATGAAAGATACTGATCTGATTTTTCTGGATACAAATATCTGGCTTTATAGCTTTTTACAATCTGAAAAAACGAGTGAAAAGAAAGATATTGCTGATCAGCTTATTCTTCAAGAGCAAGTGGTTTTAAGTACCCAAGTTATTAATGAAGTTTGCGTCAACTTGATAAAAAAGACTTCCTTTGAGGAAGCGGAAATACAAGAACTCATTAAAGATTTTTATCGTCGCTGCATTGTTATTCAAATTAGTTATAAAATACTAGTTCAGTCCTCCCAGTTGCGTCAGAATTACTGTTTTTCCTATTGGGATAGTTTAATTGTGGCGTGTGCTTTAGATGCAGAAGTACAGTATCTTTATTCTGAGGATATGCAAAACGGACTGATCATCGTTGATCATTTGAAAATTATTAATCCATTTTCTTAA
- a CDS encoding 4-hydroxybenzoate solanesyltransferase, whose translation MVQDYQHPSTWEAIIRLLRWDKPTGRLILMVPALWAVFLAAKGLPPLPLVTIIILGSLTTSAAGCVVNDLWDRNLDPQVERTRTRPLASRELSIKVGIIVAIAAFACAAGLAFYLNQVSFFLSILAVPVIICYPLAKRVFPVPQLVLSIAWGFAVLISWTAITCDGYSEVPWNFTACIGQDTWLLWGATVLWTLGFDTVYAMADREDDRKIGIRSSALFFGKYAPEAVGLFFLGTAGALAALALTRDLQITFWLAWIIAVCGWSWQYYQLRQPQLPATLYSTIFRQNVGLGFILLAGMISGSLL comes from the coding sequence ATGGTGCAAGACTACCAACACCCCTCAACCTGGGAAGCAATTATAAGGCTTTTGCGTTGGGATAAACCAACGGGACGATTAATTTTAATGGTTCCGGCTTTATGGGCAGTGTTTCTCGCTGCAAAGGGATTACCGCCCTTGCCCTTAGTGACAATTATCATTTTAGGTAGTTTAACCACTTCGGCTGCCGGTTGTGTGGTTAATGACCTCTGGGATCGCAATCTGGATCCGCAAGTGGAACGAACCCGTACGCGTCCTCTTGCTTCTCGGGAATTATCGATCAAAGTCGGTATTATCGTTGCGATTGCTGCTTTTGCTTGTGCGGCAGGACTAGCGTTTTATCTGAATCAGGTGAGCTTTTTCTTATCCATCCTTGCTGTTCCCGTCATTATCTGCTACCCGCTTGCAAAGCGCGTTTTTCCAGTTCCCCAACTTGTGCTTTCTATTGCATGGGGCTTTGCCGTTTTAATTAGTTGGACAGCCATTACCTGTGATGGTTACTCAGAAGTACCGTGGAATTTTACCGCTTGTATCGGACAAGACACCTGGTTACTCTGGGGCGCAACCGTTTTATGGACGTTGGGGTTTGATACGGTTTACGCAATGGCCGATCGCGAAGATGATCGCAAAATTGGTATTCGTTCTAGTGCCTTGTTTTTTGGGAAATATGCCCCAGAAGCGGTGGGACTCTTTTTCTTAGGGACCGCAGGCGCTTTGGCTGCTCTCGCCTTGACTCGTGACCTCCAAATCACCTTTTGGCTGGCTTGGATAATTGCCGTTTGCGGTTGGTCTTGGCAATACTATCAATTACGTCAACCTCAACTTCCAGCTACCTTGTACAGCACCATTTTCCGCCAGAATGTCGGGTTGGGCTTTATTTTATTAGCGGGGATGATTAGTGGGTCGTTGCTATAA